In Rutidosis leptorrhynchoides isolate AG116_Rl617_1_P2 chromosome 2, CSIRO_AGI_Rlap_v1, whole genome shotgun sequence, one genomic interval encodes:
- the LOC139890359 gene encoding cysteine protease Amb a 11.0101-like, which yields MEFNKFILLSLSLVLILGVVNCFEYDDKELESEEGLEALYGRWRSHHKVEGKGSPERFNIFKSNVERVHLVNKENRQYKLHLNKFADLTATEFRSTYANSKIGELYARQGPRKPNLKFMYANVTNVPKEIDWRCHNAVTPVKNQGGCGSCWAFGAVGAVEGINAIRTGQLIPLSEQQLMDCDTSNGACDGGLHENAFKFITEHGGLATAESYPYVGKKEVCCKEKFGHHSVTLDGCERIPYRDGEGLVKALAHQPVPIAMEASDDFMLYKEGVFTGPCGSAVTHALLAVGYGETPEGLKFFICKNSWGEGWGEKGYVRMERISEPDGRCGMYLYNTIPIKNPPATGSTANIEL from the exons ATGGAATTCAACAAGTTCATTCTACTTTCACTTTCTTTAGTCTTGATTTTAGGTGTTGTGAATTGCTTCGAATACGACGACAAAGAGCTTGAATCGGAAGAAGGATTGGAGGCGTTGTACGGTAGGTGGAGGAGCCACCATAAAGTAGAGGGGAAAGGAAGCCCTGAACGGTTCAACATATTCAAATCGAACGTAGAACGTGTTCATTTGGTAAACAAGGAGAATAGACAATATAAGCTGCATTTGAACAAGTTTGCTGATTTAACTGCGACCGAGTTCAGAAGCACGTACGCTAACTCAAAGATTGGCGAATTATATGCACGTCAAGGACCTCGTAAACCCAACCTGAAATTTATGTACGCTAACGTGACAAATGTCCCAAAAGAGATTGATTGGAGGTGCCATAACGCTGTCACCCCTGTCAAGAATCAAGGCGGTTGCG GAAGTTGTTGGGCTTTTGGGGCGGTTGGTGCAGTTGAAGGAATAAACGCCATTAGAACAGGACAATTAATACCGTTATCAGAACAACAACTTATGGATTGTGATACCAGCAATGGAGCATGTGATGGAGGCCTGCATGAGAATGCATTCAAATTTATCACGGAACATGGTGGTCTTGCAACAGCGGAGAGCTATCCTTACGTGGGTAAAAAAGAAGTGTGTTGCAAAGAAAAG TTTGGACATCACTCAGTAACGCTTGATGGATGTGAGAGAATCCCTTATAGGGATGGAGAAGGATTAGTGAAAGCGCTTGCACATCAGCCAGTACCCATTGCGATGGAAGCTTCTGACGATTTCATGTTATATAAAGAG GGTGTGTTTACTGGACCATGTGGAAGCGCTGTCACTCACGCTTTATTAGCTGTTGGATATGGTGAGACACCCGAAGGATTGAAGTTCTTTATCTGCAAGAACTCCTGGGGCGAAGGCTGGGGAGAGAAAGGATACGTACGTATGGAGCGAATTTCAGAACCCGATGGACGATGTGGCATGTATTTATACAATACTATTCCTATCAAGAACCCTCCTGCTACAGGCTCTACAGCCAATATCGAGCTCTAG